From one Longimicrobium sp. genomic stretch:
- a CDS encoding response regulator transcription factor, with translation MIRVLVAEDQAMVLGALTALLQIESDIEVVGRAANGDEALALVERDAPDVVLTDIEMPGMTGLDLAAEITRRKLRTRVVILTTFARAGYLRRALDAGASGYLLKDSPSDELANAVRRVHAGGRAIDPTLAREAWTESDPLTDRERQVLRLAGEGLASASIGASLFLSEGTVRNYLSAAISKLGAANRVEAARLAREKGWL, from the coding sequence ATGATTCGCGTGCTCGTGGCGGAGGACCAGGCGATGGTGCTGGGCGCGCTGACCGCGCTGCTCCAGATCGAAAGCGACATCGAGGTCGTGGGCCGTGCGGCGAACGGCGACGAGGCGCTCGCGCTGGTGGAGCGCGACGCGCCGGACGTGGTGCTGACCGACATCGAGATGCCCGGGATGACGGGGCTGGACCTGGCCGCGGAGATCACCCGGCGCAAGCTGCGGACGCGTGTAGTGATCCTCACCACCTTCGCCCGCGCCGGCTACCTTCGGCGTGCGCTGGATGCCGGCGCCAGCGGGTACCTGCTCAAGGACAGCCCCTCCGACGAGCTGGCGAACGCGGTGCGTCGCGTACACGCCGGCGGGCGCGCCATCGATCCGACGCTGGCGCGCGAGGCGTGGACAGAAAGCGACCCGCTCACCGACCGCGAGCGGCAGGTGCTGCGGCTGGCCGGCGAAGGTCTCGCCAGCGCGTCCATCGGCGCGTCGCTGTTCCTGTCGGAGGGCACCGTCCGCAACTATCTCTCCGCCGCCATCTCCAAGCTGGGGGCGGCCAACCGCGTGGAGGCGGCGCGGCTGGCGCGGGAGAAGGGATGGCTCTGA
- a CDS encoding sensor histidine kinase, whose protein sequence is METGPAAAPASSPRRRLVPAGGGVGWTAYAWLIYLTFFLIEPAVPLRLAHSARAYPAVTALVVAVFLVSYFRGFWVQGRALMVVVAVQALLGVVMTPLNVGASVFFIYAASFAGNLAGPRVAARAIVIVAAAGAASSWLAQPPLWYWFPAVGMPLLIGFVNLHYAQEARVNARLKLAHEQIRHLAAVAERERIGRDLHDVLGHTLSLIVLKSELASKLATRDVEAAAREIREVEQVARKALREVREAVRGYRASLDDEARQSAAILAAAGIRAMVDMPPVTLEREVEESLALALREAVTNVVRHSQAQACSVRLRREPGGYVLEVEDDGRAGAVTEGSGLRGMRERVEAAGGTMTGGSGIGGRGVRISVRVPDGPGPAANAGTREPGGWG, encoded by the coding sequence ATGGAGACCGGCCCGGCCGCCGCCCCGGCATCATCCCCCCGCCGCCGGCTGGTGCCCGCCGGCGGCGGAGTGGGGTGGACGGCGTACGCGTGGCTCATCTACCTGACCTTCTTTCTGATCGAGCCGGCGGTGCCCCTGCGCCTGGCCCACTCGGCCCGCGCGTACCCGGCGGTGACCGCGCTCGTCGTCGCGGTGTTCCTGGTCTCGTACTTCCGCGGCTTCTGGGTGCAGGGCCGGGCGCTGATGGTGGTGGTCGCCGTCCAGGCGCTGCTGGGCGTGGTGATGACGCCGCTGAACGTGGGCGCCTCGGTGTTCTTCATCTACGCGGCGAGCTTCGCGGGAAACCTGGCGGGACCGCGGGTGGCGGCGCGAGCGATCGTGATCGTGGCCGCCGCAGGGGCGGCGAGCTCGTGGTTGGCGCAGCCCCCGCTGTGGTACTGGTTTCCCGCCGTGGGCATGCCCCTGCTGATCGGCTTCGTGAACCTTCACTACGCCCAGGAGGCCAGGGTCAACGCCAGGCTCAAGCTTGCGCACGAGCAGATCCGACACCTGGCCGCGGTGGCGGAGCGCGAGCGCATCGGCCGCGACCTTCACGACGTGCTGGGGCACACGCTTTCGCTCATCGTCCTCAAGTCGGAGCTGGCGTCCAAGCTGGCCACGCGCGACGTCGAAGCGGCGGCACGGGAGATCCGCGAGGTGGAGCAGGTGGCCCGCAAGGCGCTGCGCGAGGTGCGCGAGGCGGTGCGCGGCTACCGCGCATCGCTCGACGACGAGGCCCGGCAGTCCGCCGCCATCCTGGCCGCGGCCGGCATCCGCGCGATGGTGGACATGCCGCCGGTAACGCTGGAGCGCGAGGTGGAAGAGTCGCTGGCGCTGGCGCTGCGCGAGGCGGTGACGAACGTGGTGCGCCACTCGCAGGCGCAGGCCTGCAGCGTTCGGCTGAGGCGGGAGCCCGGCGGATATGTGCTGGAGGTGGAAGACGACGGACGCGCGGGCGCCGTGACCGAGGGGAGCGGGCTGCGCGGAATGCGCGAGCGCGTGGAGGCGGCGGGTGGAACGATGACGGGCGGCAGCGGCATCGGCGGGCGCGGCGTGCGGATTTCCGTGCGCGTCCCCGACGGGCCCGGGCCGGCCGCGAACGCCGGGACGCGGGAACCGGGAGGCTGGGGATGA